CCCGACGTGACTCATGCCGCGGGCACGCTCATGGCCGATGTGCAACTCACCGGCACCTGGGACCGTCCGCGGCTGCGGGGGCAACTGCGTGTGGACAGCGCCGCGCTCACGCTCGCCAATCTCGGCATCCGGCTCGAGCGGGCCAATGCCGACATCGCGCTGGCCGGTGACAGTGTGCTCATCCATCGTTTTGGTGCGCGCAGCGGAGCGGCCGCCGACTCGCTGGGAGTCTCGGGACTGATCGGCATCACCGAGATCGCGAAGCCCTCGTTCGATCTCCGTCTGGCGGCCAACAACTTCCTCGCCATCGACAAGGCCCGCACGGCGTCGCTGACGATCTCCACGCCCACTCCCATCACGCTCACCGGCAACCGTGAGGCGCCCGTGGTGCGCGGCGCCGTGCGCATCGATCGGGGGCGGATCTACATCAACCAGCTCGCCCAACGTCGGGCGCTGGACCTCAACGAGAACTTCGACCTGATCGACACCACGCGTTTCGGGGTGAATGGCCTGTTGCCGTCGGCGCCGAATGCGCTGATGCAGAATCTGCAGCTCGAGGATGTGCGCATCGGCGTCGGGGACGATGTCTGGCTGCGTTCCCCCGAAGCCAATCTCAAGCTGGGTGGTCAGTTGCGGGTGACACGTTCCGCGTCACGCGACGGGCGCGGCGCGCGTCTCGCGCTGGCCGATTCGCTCACCGTCGATCGTGGCACCTATCAGCTCAACCTCGGCATCGCCCGCCCCGGATTCGAGGTGGAGCGCGGCCTGGTGCGTTTCTTCGGCGATCCCGACCTCGAACCGTCGCTCGACATCACCGCGCTGCACACGGTGCGCGAGACCCGCGCCAATTCCAATCGCCAGGATGTGCGCATCCGCGTGAATATCGGTGGCACGATCAACCGGCCCACACTGGCGCTGACGAGCGCGGACAATCCGCCGCTGCCAGAGAGCGACATGCTGAGTTATCTGGTGACGGGTGAGCCGGCGTACGCGCTGCTTGGCACGCCCTACGCCGAGCAGGGCGCCACGCTCGCGCTGCGCCTGGCAGGATCGTATCTGTCCAGTCGACTGGCGGGCGGCCGCTTCGACGTGGTGCAGGTGGAACCCACCGCGCTCAACCCCGGTGACGCGGCGAATCTGCGCGAGAACGGTCTTGGCATTCTGGCGTCGACCCGCGTGGGGGTAGGCGGACAGGTGGCGCGCAACACGTATCTCACGTTCAGCACGGGATTGTGTGGCCTGGCCCCTCAGAACGGCAGCGGCGATGCGCTCTCGCTGTTCGCGCAGGGACTGGGGGTCAAGGTCGAACGCCGGTTCGATCAGGGGCTCAGCGTGGCGCTTGGTCTCGAGCCGGGGTCGAGCGCGCAGGCCTGCGGACGACTGGGGATCAGCCGCACGTTCCAGCAGACGCCGCCGCAGATCGGTATCGATTTCTTCCGGTATTGGACGTTCAACTGACGTCGGGGATCGGTGGGGGGTGAAGTCCGTAGGACTGCGGTTGCTGGAGGGACGGGGGCTGGGGGACGGGAGCTGGAACCACGGAGGCTGGGGAAACGGGAGCTGGACCGACGGAGACCCGCGGCACCACGGGAGCTGGAACCACGGGAAGACCGCGGTTGTGGTTTCGTAGGTCCAGCTTCCGCTGTGCCGTGGTCCCCCGTCGGTCCAGCTCCCGTAGTCCCAGCTCCCGTGGTTCCAGCTCCCGTTTCCCCAGCCCCCGTCGTTCCAGCAACCGTAGTCCGTTGTTGTTAGGTTGTTTCTCCGCCTTCTTTCTGCTCGTCCTGTATGAACATGCCCAGTATTTCGACGCCTACCGATTCGACGACGTGGTCGCTGCAGGAGGTGCTCGACGCGATCGATCGCGCCGAGGGCAGCGAGGAACGGGTGCAGGTGGCGGCCGATCACTTCCAGCGTCTGGGATTCGATCGGGTCGTGGTGTCGTTGCGCGACGCGTCGCTCAATCCCACGGTGCTCGGCGTGGCGGGAGCGCCGGACGCGCCCTCCGGCGCATCCGCGCCGTCGGAACTGGCACTCAAGCCGCTGCCGGGCGCCGTGTGGCGCCGGCGGTTGCCGCATCTCGAACGTTTCCGCGTGGGCGGGCTGTTTTTCCTCGATGGCACCGACGACTGGGTGGCGCGCGAGTTCTTCGGCGCCGACCCGTCCCCAGATGCGCCGGATCGGCAGTGGCTGCCCACCGATCTCATCGTGGGTGTGTTGCGGGGGCCGCAGCAGGATGTGCTGGGCTTCGTGAAACTCGCCGGCGTGCGGGACGGGCGCCGTCCGGACGCCGATCGGCTGCGGGATATCGAGACCATCGTCCGTCATCTCGCGGCGCGCGTGGCGTACGACGCGCTGGGGGTGCTGGCGCAGCAGCGTCATGAGCGGCTGCAACTGCTGCAGGAAGCGGGGACATCGCTGACCCGCTCACTCGACGAACAGGAGATCGTCCGCGAACTCGTGCGTCAGGTGCAGCGGGCCGTGCGATGTGATGGCGTGGTGGTGCTGGTTCCGGATCTCGACAACGACATCCTCAGCACGACGCTGCGCATGGTGCGCAATGTGGAGCGTCCGCGCGGTCCGGTGCGGCTGGGGGAAGGCCTCGTCGCCGAAGTGGCCCGCACCGGACGACCGGTGCGTGTGGGCGATCGTGACGCCGATCGGGCGCGGGAGCGGGCCGGTCTCGCGCCGCCGCTCACGATGTACGACATCGTCGGTGAATCGGGCACGGCCACCTCGGTGGTGGCGGTGCCCATGCGCGTGGGTATCCGGCTCATGGCCGTCCTGGCCGTGCATTCGACCAACGCCGACATGTACTCGGCCGAGGACGAGGAAGTCCTGGCCACGATGGCCGCGCAGGCCGCTACGGCGCTGGCCAATGCGCGGCGGTATGCCGAGAGTGAACGCGAGCGACGCACCACCGAAGCGCTGGCCGACGTGGCGCGCGCGGTGGGCGAGTCGCTGCGCCTGGGTGAGGTGCTGCGACTCATTCTCCGGCACACGGTGTCGTTGCTCGGCGTGGAGGGCGCGTGCGTCGCCCTGCGCACGGGCGACTACCTGCATATCGTGGCCGCCGCGGGAACGGCCGATGTGCTGAGCGGCGTGCATCTGCCCCTCAACACCAGTCTGCTCGGACGGTGCGTGCAGGGCAACGAGCTGGTGGTGCTCAACGAGTTGAGCCACGAGGCACCGATCGCGCGTACCGTGCAGCAACTCGCGCGGATCCAGCGCATCGTGATGGCGCCGCTGGGCACGGGACGTGGCACGATCGGCGCGATCGCGGTCATGAATCGCGAACGTCCGTTCGATCAGGACGATGCCAAAGTGCTGCAGCGTCTCGCCGATCAGGTGGCCGTGGCCATCGACAATGCGCGGTTGTTCGAGGAAGTGGAGAAAGCGACGCGGGAATGGAAAGTCGCGTTCGACACCACCGCCAGCGGCATCGTGGTGCTCGAGGAATCGCTCACCGTGAGCCGCTGCAACGCCCGCGCGGCGGAATTGTGCGGCATGAGCATCCCGGGGCTGCTGGGACAGCGCTTCCGCGATGTGCTGCTGGGCGCTGCCGACAGCCCCGATGCCTCGATGATCGACGCGTGCATCGCCCGGGCGCTGCGTGACGGAGTCCCGGTGCGGGAAACCGTGAAGGATCTCGTGCACAGTCGGCTGCTCAGCCTGCTGGTGAGCGCCCATCCCGATGGCGGCTGTGTCATCACGTTCGACGACGTGACCGAGGCGACCCGTCTGGCGGAGCTGCACCGCAACGTGCTGGAGACCGTTTCCGACGCGATCATCATCACAGGACTCAACGGTCGCATCACGTTCGCGAATCCGGCGGCCAAGGCGCTGTTCCAGCGTGAACACATCACCGATGCGCGGACCAACGAGCTCATCCCGCAGGACTGGCTGGCGGCCGTGCTGGCGAGTGAAGCATCGGTGCGGCGTGGCGCGCGCGTGCGCTACGAATGTGAGGTGCTGCGCGCCGACGGCACACGACGCAACGTGCAGGTCAGCTCCACGCCCCTGGTGGAACTCGGCGTCATTCGCGGCACCGTGGCCTGTCTGCGCGACATCACGGAACAGCGCGCCGATGCCTTGGCCCGTGAACGGTCGGAGGTGTTGTACTCGCGGCTGGTCGAGAGTGCGAGCGATGCGATCTTCACCGTCGATCTCCAGGGACATTTCATCTCGGTCAACCAGGGGTTCCTGAACGAATCCGGGCTGCGCCGTGAACAGGTGCTGGGGCTGCATTTCGGCGTGCTCGTCGACCAGGTGGACCGGGCGCAGGCGATGGACGCGATGCGCGCGACACTGGCCGGCGAACGATTGCGGTTGCACATCCGCTGCATCGGGTACAACGGCCCGCGCATGGCCATGGTCACCACGGCGCCCATTCACGCGTCGGGGCAGGTGGTCGGAGCGCTGGGCATCGTGCGTGACGTGACCAACGACGAGATCCAGCGGGAAGCCCAGCTGCAGCAGGCGCGTCTGGCCGCCGTGGGACAATCGCTGGGGCGTGTGGCGAATGAGCTGAACAATCCACTCGCCAGTCTGCTGGCCGTGGCCGAATTGCACGTGGCGTCCCCGACACTGGTGGAGGACGATCGCCGGGCGATGGAGCAGATGGTGGAGGAGGCGCGACGCGCCTCGCGTATCGTGAATCAGTTGCTCGACACCACCGGCGAGGCACCGCAGGTGGGGGGCATACGGTCGGCCGTGGATCTCAACACGGTGTTGCGACGGGCGCTCGATCTCTTCCGGCACAGCCTCAAGGCACAGGCGGTGCGGGTGAGCACCACGTTCCAGCGCGAACTGCCCGATGTGCATGGCGACCCACTGCAACTGCAGCAGGTGATCTCCAATCTGCTCACGAACGCGGAGCAGGCCCTCTCGGAATTCAGCGGGGACCGTGAACTCCTGCTGGAAACGCGTACCGAGGGAGACGCCGTGGTGCTGCGTCTTCGCGACAACGGACCGGGGATCCTGCCGCAGCATCTGCCGCGGGTGATCGAACCGATGTTCACCACACGCTCGGCGCGCGGACAGCGGGGACTCGGCCTGACCATCGCTCACGCCATCGTGCGCGATCACGGCGGGCAGCTCGACATCCAGTCACGGCACGGCGAAGGCGCGACGGCGACCGTGCGATTGCCCGTGGCCGGCGCACCCGCGCTGGCCGATCGCCGGCTCACACCGCGCAGCAATGCCGCGGTGCACGCCATCATGAATACGCGGCTGTCCTCGGAGTCCGTTGCATCGGAGACGCCCCCCGCGCCCATGTCTGCACCCGCGCCTTCGACGCCACGCACGGAGTTGCGCGCCGTGTCCCGTGTCCTGTTGCTGGAAGACGAAGCGACGCTCCGGTCGGCGATCGGCCGTTTCCTTCGCACGCGCGGCTATCAGGTGGACATGACGGAGAACGGCCAGATGGCCCTGGACGCGCTCAGTGAGAACACCTACGATCTCATCCTGCTCGACCTGCGCATGAAGGGCATCACGGGCGAGGATGTGTACGAAACCATGATCGATGCCTATCCCGAGCAGGCGGCGCGTGTGGTGTTCATGACCGGTGACATGCACAGCGATCACGCGGCGCGGTTCATCCGCCAGACCGGTCGCCCCGTGCTGGCCAAGCCGTTCACACTCGTCGAGCTCGAGAAACGCATCAAACAGATCCTCGGTGAGCCGGAGTGAGATCGTGAACGCACCGGATATCCGCCCATCGCGTACGGTGCGCGCGGCCGTGGCTCCGCTGCTTGGTG
The window above is part of the Gemmatimonas aurantiaca genome. Proteins encoded here:
- a CDS encoding PAS domain S-box protein, yielding MPSISTPTDSTTWSLQEVLDAIDRAEGSEERVQVAADHFQRLGFDRVVVSLRDASLNPTVLGVAGAPDAPSGASAPSELALKPLPGAVWRRRLPHLERFRVGGLFFLDGTDDWVAREFFGADPSPDAPDRQWLPTDLIVGVLRGPQQDVLGFVKLAGVRDGRRPDADRLRDIETIVRHLAARVAYDALGVLAQQRHERLQLLQEAGTSLTRSLDEQEIVRELVRQVQRAVRCDGVVVLVPDLDNDILSTTLRMVRNVERPRGPVRLGEGLVAEVARTGRPVRVGDRDADRARERAGLAPPLTMYDIVGESGTATSVVAVPMRVGIRLMAVLAVHSTNADMYSAEDEEVLATMAAQAATALANARRYAESERERRTTEALADVARAVGESLRLGEVLRLILRHTVSLLGVEGACVALRTGDYLHIVAAAGTADVLSGVHLPLNTSLLGRCVQGNELVVLNELSHEAPIARTVQQLARIQRIVMAPLGTGRGTIGAIAVMNRERPFDQDDAKVLQRLADQVAVAIDNARLFEEVEKATREWKVAFDTTASGIVVLEESLTVSRCNARAAELCGMSIPGLLGQRFRDVLLGAADSPDASMIDACIARALRDGVPVRETVKDLVHSRLLSLLVSAHPDGGCVITFDDVTEATRLAELHRNVLETVSDAIIITGLNGRITFANPAAKALFQREHITDARTNELIPQDWLAAVLASEASVRRGARVRYECEVLRADGTRRNVQVSSTPLVELGVIRGTVACLRDITEQRADALARERSEVLYSRLVESASDAIFTVDLQGHFISVNQGFLNESGLRREQVLGLHFGVLVDQVDRAQAMDAMRATLAGERLRLHIRCIGYNGPRMAMVTTAPIHASGQVVGALGIVRDVTNDEIQREAQLQQARLAAVGQSLGRVANELNNPLASLLAVAELHVASPTLVEDDRRAMEQMVEEARRASRIVNQLLDTTGEAPQVGGIRSAVDLNTVLRRALDLFRHSLKAQAVRVSTTFQRELPDVHGDPLQLQQVISNLLTNAEQALSEFSGDRELLLETRTEGDAVVLRLRDNGPGILPQHLPRVIEPMFTTRSARGQRGLGLTIAHAIVRDHGGQLDIQSRHGEGATATVRLPVAGAPALADRRLTPRSNAAVHAIMNTRLSSESVASETPPAPMSAPAPSTPRTELRAVSRVLLLEDEATLRSAIGRFLRTRGYQVDMTENGQMALDALSENTYDLILLDLRMKGITGEDVYETMIDAYPEQAARVVFMTGDMHSDHAARFIRQTGRPVLAKPFTLVELEKRIKQILGEPE